The Streptomyces sp. NBC_00236 DNA window CCCACACTTGACGGCATGACACCCCGCGATCCCGCCAGGCGCAGTGCCGGTCTCCTCCTGTTCCGCCACCGCGGCAGCGGCTTCGAAGTCCTCATCGGTCACATGGGCGGGCCGTTCTGGGCACGTCGGGAGAGTGCGGCCTGGTCGGTGCCCAAGGGCGAGTACGACCCGGCGGAGGGAGCGGAGGCGGCGGCCCGGCGGGAGTTCGAGGAGGAGTTCGGGCACCCGGTGCCGGACGGCGCGTGGCTGTCGCTGGGTGAGTCTCGGCAGGCCGGAGGCAAGACCGTGACGGTGTGGGCCGTGGAGGGCGACCTCGATCCGGCGGAGGCGGTCCCGGGGACGTTCACGATGGAGTGGCCCCGGGGTTCCGGTGTGCGGCAGGAGTTCCCGGAGATCGACCGGTTCGCCTGGTGTACGCCGGAGACCGCGGCCGAGCGGCTGGTCAAGGGGCAGCGCATCTTCCTGGACCGGCTGCGGGAGCGTCTGTCGGGCGGACAGGTCCCCGCCGTGCACGACGGCGGGGCCTGAGAGCCCGCGTCCGCCCCGTTCGCCGTGCGTGGTCGTGGTCAGGTGCGGGTGCGGGCGACGGGCCGGCCGGCACGGAGTTCCAGCCGGTCGCCCTTGAAGCGGCTCCGGAAGCTGCGGTCGTGCGAGACGACCACGACGGCTCCCCCGTACGCCGCCAGCGCCGCCTCCAGTTCCTCGACCAGGGCCAGGGCGATGTGGTTGGTCGGTTCGTCCAGCACCAGCAGGTCGGCGGGACGGGTGACCAGCCGGGCCAGCGCCAGCCTGCGCTGCTGTCCGACGGAGAGCGCGGCCACCGGGACGGTCAGGTCCTCCGCCCGGAAGAGACCGAGCGCGAGGAGCATGTCGGTGTACTCGTCCGCATGACCGGGCCGCCCGGCCGCGAACGTCGCCAGCAGGGTGCGGCGGGTCGGCCGGGCGGGGAGTTCCTGCGGAAGGTAGCCGATCCGGACCCGGCGTCGCACCGTGCCCGTGTCGGGGACGAGATCACCTGCGAGGACTCTGAGCAGAGTCGACTTTCCGGCCCCGTTGGGCCCGGTGACCAGCAGGCGCTGCCCGCTGTCGACCCGCAGCGCGGGCACGTTCAGCCGGTCGCCCACCGCCACGGAAGAGAGCTCCACCAGTGGACCGGGGTGCCTGTCCCCTTCGGAGGCCAGGGTCAGTCCGGCCGAGAACCGCAGCGGCTGGGGCGGTGCCGGCACGGGCTCCCTGCGCAGCCCCTCCAGCCGGGTTCTGGCCGCTCTGACCTGACCGGAGAGCTTCGCCTCGTGCGAGCGGCGGTGCTTGCCCCAGCCCTCCCCCGGGTCCTTGCCGGTGGCGGCGAGCCGCTGTCCCGCCGCGTTCACGAGTTCTTCGGTACGGGCCAGTTCGTCCAGCCACTCCTGGTGGTCCTGCGCCCAGCGGCGGCGCGCGGCGGCCCTCGCCGTGCGGTAACCGTCCCAGCCGTCGCCGTACCGGACGACGCTGCGCAGATCCCGGTCGACCTCGACGATGACGGTGGTGGTCCGTTCCAGGAACGCGCGGTCGTGGGTGATCACGACGAGGGTGCCGCGGTGGGCGCGCAGCTGGTCCTCCAGCCAGGTGACCGCCCGGAGGTCGAGATGGTTGGTCGGTTCGTCGAGGAGCAGCAGTTCCGGGCCGGACGCCAGGACGCAGGCGAGCGCCAGCCTGGACTGTTCGCCTCCGGAGAGGCTGCCGAGCGTGCGCTCCCGGGTGAGGAGCCCGAGTCCGAGGCCGTGGAGTGCGGCCTCGGTCCGGGCGTCGGCCCGGTATCCGTCACGCTCCTCGTACTCCGTCAGCAGGTCTCCGTACGTGGCCAGTTGTGCGTTGTCGGCGCCGCCGGGGGCGGCGAGTGCCGCCTCGGCGGCGCTGATCCGCCGCTCCAGTGCGCGCAGTTCGGCGAGGGCCGTGTCCACGGCGTCCTGGACGGTGCGGGTGGGGTCGAGGTCGAGCGTCTGGGAGAGGTAGCCCGTGCCGCCGTGGAAGCGGACGGTGATCTCGCCGCTGTCGGGCGTCTCGGCACCGGCGATCAGCCGCAGGAGGGTGGACTTCCCGGATCCGTTCTCGCCGATGACACCGACGTGGTCGCCGGGGCGGACGGTGAGCGAGACCTGGTCGAGGACGGCG harbors:
- a CDS encoding NUDIX domain-containing protein, whose translation is MTPRDPARRSAGLLLFRHRGSGFEVLIGHMGGPFWARRESAAWSVPKGEYDPAEGAEAAARREFEEEFGHPVPDGAWLSLGESRQAGGKTVTVWAVEGDLDPAEAVPGTFTMEWPRGSGVRQEFPEIDRFAWCTPETAAERLVKGQRIFLDRLRERLSGGQVPAVHDGGA
- the abc-f gene encoding ribosomal protection-like ABC-F family protein; the encoded protein is MPLPHDRAQLTLKDVSKAYGDRAVLDQVSLTVRPGDHVGVIGENGSGKSTLLRLIAGAETPDSGEITVRFHGGTGYLSQTLDLDPTRTVQDAVDTALAELRALERRISAAEAALAAPGGADNAQLATYGDLLTEYEERDGYRADARTEAALHGLGLGLLTRERTLGSLSGGEQSRLALACVLASGPELLLLDEPTNHLDLRAVTWLEDQLRAHRGTLVVITHDRAFLERTTTVIVEVDRDLRSVVRYGDGWDGYRTARAAARRRWAQDHQEWLDELARTEELVNAAGQRLAATGKDPGEGWGKHRRSHEAKLSGQVRAARTRLEGLRREPVPAPPQPLRFSAGLTLASEGDRHPGPLVELSSVAVGDRLNVPALRVDSGQRLLVTGPNGAGKSTLLRVLAGDLVPDTGTVRRRVRIGYLPQELPARPTRRTLLATFAAGRPGHADEYTDMLLALGLFRAEDLTVPVAALSVGQQRRLALARLVTRPADLLVLDEPTNHIALALVEELEAALAAYGGAVVVVSHDRSFRSRFKGDRLELRAGRPVARTRT